One stretch of Commensalibacter melissae DNA includes these proteins:
- the mtaB gene encoding tRNA (N(6)-L-threonylcarbamoyladenosine(37)-C(2))-methylthiotransferase MtaB yields the protein MTSKTQKDKPQIITFGCRLNRYESEVMSQHAEQLDNVVIVNTCAVTAEAERQAKQAIRRLHRKDSEKRIIVTGCAAQINPEQWSSLPGVKQILGNEDKLKGENWTEAALSQGNQVSDIMTVKNTVGRIVTDFTGRTRAFVQIQQGCDHRCTFCVIPFGRGPSRSVSVKGVVDQVKALTQQQYNEIVLTGVDIASWGRDLKHKGRLGDLCKAILKDVPELKRLRLSSIDPIGMDPVLWDLMASESRFMPHLHLSLQAGSDMILKRMKRRHQTKDVGSLVEQLRSIRPDIGLSADIIAGFPTEDESYFQETYDFLKTVAIPYLHVFPYSERKGTPAAQMPAIAVSVRKERAARLRNLGAKIASSYHEYFINKTVSILMETVDRGHSEQFSAATLTGKEAIPGEIITARVISGNSDGIIVERI from the coding sequence ATGACGTCAAAGACCCAAAAGGACAAACCGCAGATCATTACCTTTGGATGCAGGCTTAACCGTTATGAAAGTGAGGTAATGAGCCAGCATGCCGAGCAACTTGATAATGTCGTTATTGTCAATACCTGTGCCGTGACAGCTGAGGCAGAACGGCAGGCAAAACAGGCAATTCGTCGGCTACACCGAAAAGATAGCGAAAAACGTATTATTGTCACAGGTTGTGCCGCACAAATCAATCCTGAACAATGGTCTTCATTACCGGGTGTGAAGCAAATATTGGGGAATGAAGACAAGTTAAAAGGGGAAAATTGGACAGAGGCAGCTTTATCTCAAGGAAATCAGGTCTCCGATATCATGACGGTGAAAAATACCGTGGGACGGATTGTAACTGATTTTACCGGTCGGACTAGGGCTTTTGTTCAAATTCAGCAGGGATGCGATCACCGTTGTACTTTTTGTGTTATCCCTTTTGGGCGGGGACCTTCCCGGTCTGTTTCTGTTAAGGGAGTGGTTGATCAGGTAAAAGCTTTGACCCAACAGCAATACAATGAGATTGTTCTTACAGGAGTTGATATCGCTTCATGGGGAAGGGATCTGAAACATAAAGGAAGGTTGGGGGATCTGTGTAAGGCTATTCTAAAAGATGTTCCGGAATTAAAAAGGTTAAGATTATCATCAATTGATCCAATTGGTATGGATCCGGTTTTGTGGGATTTAATGGCCAGTGAATCTCGTTTTATGCCCCATCTTCATTTGTCGCTTCAGGCAGGTTCCGACATGATATTAAAACGGATGAAGCGACGTCATCAAACCAAAGATGTTGGGTCATTGGTTGAACAACTTCGTTCAATACGCCCTGATATCGGACTAAGTGCCGATATTATTGCAGGTTTTCCGACGGAGGATGAATCGTATTTTCAGGAGACATACGATTTTCTAAAGACAGTTGCCATTCCCTATCTTCATGTTTTTCCCTATAGTGAAAGAAAGGGCACACCTGCGGCCCAGATGCCAGCCATTGCAGTTTCCGTAAGGAAAGAGCGTGCGGCCCGGTTGCGAAATTTGGGTGCAAAAATAGCCAGTTCATATCATGAATATTTTATTAATAAAACGGTTTCCATCTTGATGGAAACGGTTGATCGTGGTCACAGTGAACAATTTTCCGCAGCAACCTTAACAGGTAAGGAGGCAATTCCCGGTGAAATTATTACAGCCCGTGTAATTTCGGGTAATTCTGATGGTATTATAGTAGAAAGAATATAA
- a CDS encoding DEAD/DEAH box helicase produces MPFTQIHSSLAKAIENKGYTALTAVQQAVLEQQNNEQDLLVSAQTGSGKTVAYGIAMATTLLANKDQFAAAKLPLALIIAPTRELALQVHQELSWLYTNTKAKIVTCIGGMNVRKEAYALEKGCHIVVGTPGRLCDHVRHNHLDLSGLDTIVLDEADEMLDLGFRDELEELLSACPSNHRTLLFSATIDKDIENLARRYQKKALRINTVPTNQHRDIEYHASLIHPKEVDNAVINYLRFIDSPTAMVFCATRELVRHMQSTLIERGFSCVALSGDLGQEERNHAIKSLRSGQIRVCVATDVAARGLDLPTLDLVIHASLPTNSATLLHRSGRTGRAGRKGRCVLIVPSNQRNRAERLLAHAKVTASWENPPDMMAIREKDNQRLLSNPVLLSSKDIMEEDQPLIQQLIEQFNLNELANAVISFYRSIIPNPEEITNISLQKQRSAPYNKENRRQKSSEKYAFTNGVWYEIPVGRNEKADPKWLIPTICKSGNIQKKDIGNIRIFDNATKFEISSEKKDIFNKNIANDKSVNIYQTSAPSIGEGDKKPDYRRKRKNGSDLKKTRTRKKTDFKYKDKSGPSSSSRKRKK; encoded by the coding sequence ATGCCATTTACTCAAATTCATTCCTCCCTTGCAAAAGCTATAGAAAATAAAGGCTATACAGCCTTGACTGCTGTTCAACAGGCTGTTCTTGAACAACAGAATAATGAACAAGATTTACTTGTATCTGCTCAAACCGGTTCAGGTAAAACCGTGGCTTATGGAATTGCCATGGCAACAACATTACTTGCTAATAAAGATCAGTTTGCTGCTGCAAAATTACCGCTAGCCCTGATTATCGCTCCCACTCGCGAATTAGCGTTACAAGTTCACCAAGAATTATCCTGGCTATATACAAATACCAAGGCCAAGATTGTAACCTGTATTGGCGGAATGAATGTTCGTAAAGAAGCTTATGCACTGGAAAAAGGCTGTCATATCGTTGTGGGAACACCCGGACGACTTTGTGATCACGTACGGCATAATCATCTTGATCTATCTGGCCTGGACACAATTGTTCTTGATGAAGCAGATGAAATGTTGGACTTGGGTTTTCGTGATGAACTGGAGGAATTATTATCCGCATGTCCATCAAATCATAGAACCCTGCTTTTTTCTGCAACCATTGACAAAGATATTGAAAACCTGGCCCGACGATATCAGAAAAAAGCATTGAGAATTAATACAGTTCCCACCAATCAGCATAGAGACATTGAATATCACGCTTCTTTGATTCACCCAAAGGAGGTTGATAACGCCGTTATTAATTATTTACGTTTTATTGACAGCCCCACAGCAATGGTTTTCTGTGCCACCCGAGAACTCGTTCGTCATATGCAATCAACTTTGATTGAACGGGGTTTTTCATGTGTTGCCCTTTCTGGCGATCTTGGACAGGAAGAACGAAATCATGCCATTAAAAGTCTTCGTTCTGGTCAAATACGAGTCTGTGTTGCCACTGATGTCGCTGCCCGTGGTTTGGATCTGCCCACTCTGGATCTTGTCATTCATGCTAGCCTTCCAACCAATTCCGCCACCTTATTGCATCGTTCAGGAAGGACTGGACGTGCCGGAAGAAAAGGTCGGTGCGTGTTAATTGTTCCTTCAAATCAACGCAATCGTGCCGAACGCCTATTGGCTCACGCTAAAGTAACAGCAAGTTGGGAAAACCCGCCTGATATGATGGCCATCCGTGAAAAGGATAACCAGCGTCTTCTTTCCAATCCTGTACTTTTAAGCAGCAAGGATATTATGGAAGAAGATCAACCTTTGATTCAGCAGTTGATTGAACAGTTCAATCTTAATGAACTTGCGAATGCTGTCATTTCATTTTATCGTTCAATTATTCCTAATCCCGAGGAAATTACAAACATATCCCTGCAGAAACAGCGCTCCGCCCCTTACAATAAGGAAAATAGAAGACAAAAATCATCAGAAAAATACGCATTTACAAACGGGGTCTGGTATGAAATTCCAGTTGGTCGAAATGAAAAAGCAGATCCTAAATGGCTTATTCCAACCATTTGCAAATCTGGTAATATCCAGAAAAAAGATATTGGAAATATTCGTATTTTTGATAACGCCACAAAATTCGAGATTTCCTCGGAAAAAAAAGATATTTTTAACAAAAATATTGCAAATGACAAATCCGTAAACATTTACCAAACGTCAGCCCCGTCTATTGGGGAAGGTGATAAAAAACCGGATTACAGGCGCAAAAGAAAAAATGGGTCGGATTTAAAAAAAACAAGAACCAGAAAGAAAACCGATTTTAAATACAAAGATAAATCGGGTCCATCATCTTCATCAAGAAAACGCAAAAAATAA
- a CDS encoding cobyric acid synthase — MAKILMFQGTGSSVGKSVLVAGIARALTNKGYNVLPFKPQNMSNNAAVTVDGGEIGRAQALQAFACRVDPVVHMNPVLLKPHNVQGSQIVVQGKIWGQASAREYQEIKPQLLDYVTESFNLLKRKADIILIEGAGSASEINLRKNDIANMGFAQAVKAPIILIGDIDRGGVIASLIGTHKILPPNDLKLVKGFIVNKMRGDPSLFTETMEWISHKTGWKNCGLLPFFDELRKLPAEDAADLKADKSSYQYGKLHISVLLLPNIANFDDFDPLKNEPHILLEFISPGSVVPAFTKVIIIPGSKNTISDLNTLYQTGWDIDIKAHVRRGGYVFGICGGYQMLGQQILDPLGIEESSNGRIKGLGFFKSDTILSSEKKLEAVKGHLALKDIDCEGYEMHVGQTKHHGTYKPFAYLDDSRVEGAISDNGQVIGTYLHGIFHCDEVRDYLLSYFGSSGDGILYEQQLDSVMNNWANFINDNILVDNLISL; from the coding sequence ATGGCTAAAATCCTGATGTTTCAGGGAACAGGTTCAAGCGTGGGAAAATCGGTTCTGGTTGCTGGAATTGCAAGGGCCCTGACAAATAAAGGATATAATGTTTTACCTTTTAAACCACAGAATATGTCGAACAATGCGGCGGTAACGGTAGACGGGGGTGAGATTGGACGGGCACAGGCTTTGCAAGCTTTTGCTTGTAGGGTTGATCCTGTTGTTCATATGAATCCGGTTTTGCTTAAGCCGCATAATGTTCAAGGGTCACAGATAGTTGTTCAGGGCAAAATATGGGGGCAGGCATCGGCAAGGGAATATCAGGAAATTAAGCCGCAATTATTGGACTATGTTACGGAAAGCTTTAATTTATTAAAACGGAAAGCAGATATCATATTAATCGAGGGGGCTGGATCCGCCTCTGAAATAAATTTACGGAAAAACGATATTGCCAATATGGGGTTTGCGCAGGCTGTGAAAGCACCTATTATATTAATTGGTGATATTGATCGTGGTGGTGTTATTGCCAGTTTGATTGGAACGCATAAAATTTTACCGCCAAATGATTTAAAATTGGTTAAAGGGTTTATCGTAAACAAAATGCGTGGGGATCCCTCCCTATTTACGGAAACAATGGAGTGGATAAGCCATAAGACAGGATGGAAAAATTGCGGTTTGTTGCCTTTTTTTGATGAATTGAGAAAATTGCCTGCTGAGGATGCCGCAGACTTAAAAGCAGATAAATCATCATATCAATATGGCAAGTTGCATATTTCTGTTTTATTGTTGCCAAATATTGCAAATTTTGATGATTTTGATCCTCTGAAAAATGAGCCGCATATTCTGCTTGAATTTATTTCTCCGGGATCAGTTGTCCCGGCTTTTACCAAAGTGATAATTATTCCCGGATCGAAAAATACTATTTCAGATTTGAATACTCTATATCAAACTGGTTGGGATATCGATATAAAGGCGCATGTCAGGAGAGGGGGATATGTTTTTGGAATTTGTGGCGGCTATCAAATGTTGGGACAACAGATTCTTGATCCTTTAGGCATTGAAGAATCGAGTAATGGTCGGATAAAGGGGCTGGGTTTTTTTAAAAGTGACACGATTCTGTCCTCAGAAAAAAAATTAGAGGCGGTTAAAGGTCATTTGGCTTTAAAAGATATTGACTGCGAAGGCTATGAAATGCATGTAGGGCAGACAAAACATCATGGCACCTACAAGCCTTTTGCCTATTTGGATGATTCTCGGGTTGAGGGAGCCATTTCTGACAATGGGCAAGTGATTGGAACCTATCTTCACGGAATTTTTCATTGTGATGAAGTAAGGGATTATTTATTGTCATATTTCGGTTCATCAGGAGATGGAATATTGTATGAACAACAGCTTGATTCGGTGATGAATAATTGGGCGAATTTCATAAATGATAATATTTTAGTTGACAATTTAATTTCGTTGTAA
- a CDS encoding DODA-type extradiol aromatic ring-opening family dioxygenase: MRQPVCYLPHGGGPCFFMDDPYNIWTNMGDFLHKFPKTLPKKPDAIVVIAAHWESDPIKIHHHPNPSLYYDYYDFPEHTYQLQYPASGYPLLAEQIHTLLTEQHIQSEFEEKRGWDHSVFIPLKVMFPDADIPIVEISLHNNLDPAYHFNIGRALYPLRNKNILIMGSGMSYHNLPFLFSGQGTREAYAFDNWLTDVISLPACDDRDRLLIEWEKTAGAHSAHPRTEHLLPLMAVSGAARQDHGKCIFKDIILHKPISAYQFG; encoded by the coding sequence ATGCGTCAACCCGTTTGTTATCTTCCCCATGGGGGCGGTCCGTGTTTTTTTATGGATGATCCTTATAATATATGGACCAATATGGGTGATTTTCTACATAAATTCCCTAAAACATTACCTAAAAAACCAGATGCCATCGTTGTCATTGCGGCTCATTGGGAAAGCGATCCGATCAAAATCCACCATCACCCAAATCCATCCTTGTATTATGATTATTATGACTTTCCCGAACATACTTATCAATTACAATATCCAGCATCAGGGTATCCGCTTCTTGCCGAACAAATCCATACCCTTTTAACAGAACAGCATATTCAAAGTGAATTTGAAGAAAAAAGAGGATGGGATCATAGTGTTTTTATTCCCTTAAAAGTCATGTTTCCTGATGCCGATATTCCAATTGTGGAAATATCGCTACATAATAACCTTGATCCGGCATACCATTTTAATATCGGTCGGGCCCTTTATCCGCTACGCAATAAAAATATTTTAATTATGGGAAGTGGGATGAGCTATCATAACCTGCCCTTTTTATTTTCTGGTCAAGGCACTAGAGAGGCATATGCTTTTGATAACTGGTTAACCGATGTCATTTCCCTCCCCGCTTGTGATGATCGTGATAGATTATTGATTGAATGGGAAAAAACCGCCGGCGCACATTCGGCTCATCCACGTACAGAACATCTTCTACCCTTGATGGCGGTTTCTGGCGCAGCAAGACAAGATCATGGAAAATGTATATTTAAAGATATAATTTTACATAAACCAATTTCTGCTTACCAATTTGGTTGA
- the dapF gene encoding diaminopimelate epimerase, producing MDISFSKMHGIGNDFVIIDNSVNRIQLNNNRIAELCDRRYGIGCDQLIILSAPKDKKADVYVRFFNPGGDEAGACGNGSRCVTAWLHDKFQRKNFTLQTSAGLLPTEVIDAFTVKVNMGQPKMNWRDIPLQRDVDSLYLPLSGEPAAVSMGNPHVTFFVEDLSTVDPVFCGQVLEKDPLFPEGANIGFVQMLDRQNMRVRVWERGAGLTLACGSGACASVVNAVRRGLADRYCEVRMDGGNLIVEWDEASNDVLMTGPVHFSFTGQFNLDHYPL from the coding sequence ATGGATATTTCTTTTAGTAAAATGCATGGTATCGGTAATGATTTTGTCATTATCGATAATTCTGTCAACAGAATTCAGCTAAATAATAATCGTATTGCCGAACTATGTGATCGTCGTTATGGGATTGGCTGTGATCAGTTGATTATATTATCTGCTCCAAAAGATAAAAAAGCCGATGTTTATGTTCGTTTTTTCAATCCTGGTGGTGATGAGGCCGGTGCCTGTGGAAACGGTTCACGCTGTGTCACGGCATGGTTGCATGATAAATTTCAACGTAAGAATTTTACCTTACAAACCAGCGCTGGGTTATTGCCAACCGAGGTCATTGATGCTTTTACAGTAAAAGTAAATATGGGACAGCCAAAAATGAATTGGCGTGATATTCCACTACAACGTGATGTTGATAGTTTATATTTGCCATTATCCGGGGAACCAGCAGCGGTTTCTATGGGAAATCCCCATGTAACATTTTTCGTTGAGGACTTATCTACGGTCGATCCTGTATTTTGCGGTCAGGTTCTGGAAAAAGACCCCTTGTTTCCGGAAGGGGCAAATATAGGGTTTGTACAGATGCTGGATCGTCAAAACATGCGGGTTCGTGTTTGGGAACGCGGTGCAGGGTTAACACTGGCTTGTGGTTCCGGTGCATGTGCTTCTGTTGTGAATGCGGTTCGGCGAGGTTTGGCTGATCGTTATTGCGAGGTAAGAATGGATGGTGGGAATTTGATTGTTGAATGGGATGAAGCCTCTAATGATGTATTGATGACAGGTCCTGTTCATTTTTCTTTTACCGGGCAATTTAATTTGGATCATTACCCTTTATGA
- the cbiB gene encoding adenosylcobinamide-phosphate synthase CbiB, which produces MIKILNIFYRKRNIEIMIIALMIDMIWGDPEKIYKKIPHPICYVGKLIYFLELKLNKKNKNANIQKRNGFITLFFNFLVPGLIAHLFQKFVFAFFRPSLATFLSGILGSIFIAHRSLYEHVHAVREKIDQNDLAGARIALSHIVGRKTDNLNMSEICCATIESLAENFSDGVISPVFWGYIGGLPGLLVFKSINTADSMIGHLTEQYRNFGYASAKMDDYMNLVPARLSALLILLTNPKKLFHNLKPVCKDARKHNSPNAGWPEAAMAYTLNIQLLCPRHYKDHIVESPRIGRERSQLYSEDICKACKIYYYASFIKLVVLIALYKIMTYFK; this is translated from the coding sequence ATGATAAAGATTTTAAACATATTTTACAGAAAACGTAATATTGAAATCATGATTATTGCGCTCATGATTGACATGATATGGGGCGATCCAGAGAAAATTTATAAAAAAATTCCGCATCCGATATGTTATGTTGGAAAATTAATTTACTTTCTGGAACTTAAGCTCAATAAAAAAAATAAAAATGCAAATATTCAGAAAAGAAATGGTTTCATCACTTTATTTTTTAACTTTCTAGTCCCGGGATTAATAGCCCATCTTTTCCAAAAATTTGTATTTGCCTTTTTTCGTCCGTCTTTAGCAACTTTTTTATCAGGGATTTTAGGCAGTATTTTCATTGCACATCGCTCACTTTACGAACATGTTCACGCAGTTAGGGAAAAAATTGATCAAAATGATCTGGCAGGTGCTCGTATTGCGTTGAGTCACATTGTTGGAAGAAAAACAGATAATCTCAATATGTCGGAAATCTGTTGTGCAACCATTGAAAGTTTGGCTGAAAATTTTTCGGATGGTGTAATATCTCCTGTTTTTTGGGGATATATTGGAGGATTACCCGGACTACTTGTTTTTAAATCAATTAATACTGCAGATAGCATGATCGGGCATTTAACAGAGCAATATCGGAATTTCGGCTACGCTTCAGCCAAAATGGATGATTACATGAACCTTGTTCCAGCACGACTATCCGCCCTTCTGATTTTACTTACAAATCCTAAAAAATTATTCCATAATCTAAAACCCGTTTGTAAAGATGCGCGAAAACACAATTCACCCAACGCTGGATGGCCAGAAGCAGCCATGGCTTACACTCTTAATATTCAGTTATTATGTCCACGCCACTATAAAGACCATATTGTTGAATCCCCACGAATAGGCCGAGAACGTAGTCAATTATATTCCGAGGATATTTGTAAAGCCTGTAAAATTTATTATTATGCAAGTTTTATAAAATTAGTTGTTTTAATAGCATTATACAAAATAATGACGTATTTTAAATAA
- the cobD gene encoding threonine-phosphate decarboxylase CobD, which produces MNIQHGGNLDQAKKLFPEVTGSWLDLSTGINPYSYPFSSLDISLYEKLPSYSHEENLRQIAADYYGCKNKSCVALAPGTQILISLMPTVLNAKEVYVLYPTYEEYISSWWQAGVKVTRVVNFEDFETLCLQKNVVGVICNPNNPDGRKIDMARLESLIKKWSASGNHLILDEAYMDFSGQSMAYLLPSPGLLVLRSFGKTFGLAGLRVGFLLASPEIVQRIRYMLGLWPVNGPALHIAAEALQDGLWKIETEKKLRIQQKRLDAFLQSHSFNLVGGTLLFRLFYHRSANDIWKHLASHGIWVRKFDYNPNWLRFGLLYRQADWQRLEAVLLSIS; this is translated from the coding sequence ATGAATATTCAACATGGGGGGAACCTTGACCAAGCGAAAAAGCTTTTTCCGGAGGTTACGGGATCATGGCTGGATTTATCAACAGGAATTAACCCTTACAGCTATCCATTTTCCTCTTTAGATATATCTTTATATGAAAAATTGCCCTCTTATTCTCATGAAGAAAATTTGCGGCAGATTGCTGCAGACTATTATGGTTGCAAGAATAAATCTTGTGTTGCGCTTGCGCCTGGTACCCAAATCTTGATATCGTTAATGCCGACTGTGCTTAATGCAAAAGAGGTTTATGTTTTATATCCCACCTATGAAGAGTATATTTCATCTTGGTGGCAGGCTGGGGTAAAAGTAACACGGGTCGTTAATTTTGAAGATTTTGAGACGCTTTGCCTCCAAAAAAATGTAGTGGGGGTTATTTGTAATCCAAATAATCCAGATGGTCGGAAAATTGATATGGCCAGGTTAGAGTCCCTGATAAAAAAATGGAGTGCATCCGGTAATCATCTTATCCTTGATGAAGCTTATATGGATTTTTCAGGGCAGAGTATGGCTTATTTATTACCTTCACCAGGATTGTTGGTATTGCGATCTTTTGGAAAGACTTTTGGTTTGGCTGGGTTAAGGGTTGGATTTTTGCTGGCTTCACCTGAAATTGTTCAAAGAATACGATATATGCTTGGTTTATGGCCTGTAAATGGACCCGCCTTGCATATAGCTGCTGAGGCCTTACAAGATGGTTTGTGGAAAATTGAAACTGAAAAAAAATTGAGAATTCAACAAAAACGTCTGGATGCTTTTTTGCAAAGTCATTCCTTTAATCTTGTGGGTGGGACGCTTTTATTTCGCTTATTTTATCATCGGTCTGCGAATGATATATGGAAACATTTGGCCTCTCATGGGATTTGGGTACGCAAATTTGATTATAATCCCAATTGGTTGCGTTTTGGATTGTTATACAGGCAAGCAGATTGGCAAAGGTTGGAAGCGGTTTTATTGTCAATTTCGTGA
- the cobO gene encoding cob(I)yrinic acid a,c-diamide adenosyltransferase encodes MNDDALHHKRKMQKRQQLQKTIVASKTEEKGLLMVHTGTGKGKSTAAFGLLFRHLSYGFKSVVIQFIKAPEWKTGEQRMVEFFPDLLEWHTLGKGFTWNTQDKQKDIESCQAAWSLALDYLNREDISLIVLDELNIALRYNYLDPDQIIRDLQQRPKMQHVVITGRNASQKLIDAADMVTEMKLIKHPFNAGIKAQKGIEY; translated from the coding sequence ATGAATGATGATGCGCTTCATCACAAACGAAAAATGCAAAAAAGGCAACAATTGCAAAAAACCATTGTTGCCTCCAAGACAGAAGAAAAAGGGCTGTTGATGGTGCATACCGGAACGGGAAAAGGCAAGTCAACGGCTGCTTTCGGTCTTTTGTTTCGTCATTTGAGTTACGGATTTAAAAGTGTTGTTATTCAATTTATCAAAGCACCTGAGTGGAAAACGGGTGAGCAAAGAATGGTTGAATTTTTTCCTGATTTGCTTGAATGGCATACTTTAGGTAAAGGTTTTACCTGGAACACCCAAGATAAACAAAAGGATATTGAATCCTGTCAGGCGGCCTGGTCGTTGGCGTTGGACTATTTGAACCGTGAAGATATATCGCTGATTGTCTTGGATGAATTGAATATAGCTCTACGTTACAATTATCTTGACCCTGACCAGATTATAAGGGATTTACAACAGCGCCCCAAAATGCAGCATGTTGTTATAACAGGTCGCAATGCTTCCCAAAAGCTTATTGATGCAGCAGATATGGTCACAGAAATGAAATTAATCAAACATCCATTCAATGCTGGTATCAAGGCACAAAAAGGGATAGAGTACTAA
- a CDS encoding class I SAM-dependent methyltransferase — translation MTELNNFHPHSFDIAGTENDLEYYTHHKPAPLIDQGGYKTIEALYHTLIQKGDTILDLMCGSNSHIPANVPYQDLIGIDIDNNALQQNHQLTKKILQDINQNLSLPLQDNSVDYICLCSVIEYLRNPFAILEECYRILKPQGRIIFSFSPRYLATRTIALWQALDNGERQRLIKILLKRSGFNNFDQGEVHPPDNQPLWKSSIYSVVASKI, via the coding sequence ATGACCGAATTAAACAATTTCCATCCCCATTCTTTTGATATTGCTGGTACAGAAAATGATCTTGAATATTATACGCATCATAAACCTGCACCTCTTATCGACCAAGGGGGATATAAAACTATTGAAGCCTTATATCATACTCTCATACAAAAAGGCGATACCATCCTTGACCTAATGTGTGGATCAAACAGTCATATTCCCGCGAATGTTCCATACCAAGATTTAATCGGTATTGATATCGATAACAATGCCTTGCAACAAAATCATCAATTAACAAAAAAAATTCTTCAGGACATTAACCAAAATTTATCCCTTCCTTTACAAGATAACAGTGTCGATTATATTTGCCTGTGCTCAGTCATTGAATATTTGCGAAATCCTTTCGCTATTCTTGAGGAATGCTATCGGATATTAAAGCCTCAAGGCAGAATAATCTTTTCTTTTTCCCCCCGATATTTAGCGACCCGCACCATTGCCTTATGGCAGGCACTTGATAACGGGGAGCGCCAGCGCCTTATCAAAATTCTTCTGAAACGATCAGGATTCAACAATTTCGATCAGGGAGAAGTGCATCCACCCGATAATCAGCCTCTCTGGAAAAGCAGCATATATAGTGTTGTTGCCAGTAAAATTTAA